A single region of the Saprospiraceae bacterium genome encodes:
- a CDS encoding glycosyltransferase, with product MIIDSIACLFIIATIIQLGYWIGIFSRLAFYPKEDETPVNQGEAQPVSIIICARNEAENLKKNLPHIINQNYRSFEIIVVNDDSSDETEKIILDFQNNCKILALVNVGKKMHAGKKAALQLGIEAAQFDILLLTDADCRPASTNWLNRMQSVFLPRKDIVLGYGPYVKEKSLLNTIIRFETLNTAIHYLSFSFVGLPYMGVGRNLAYRKSLFQRIGGFDRHAHVASGDDDLFINEAADGDNTTVSLHPDAWVYSTPKRSWRGYYNQKSRHLTTGGQYKPLHVLLLAGIPASLITHYVCGLLLLATPEWCSFTILTYLVRIVVVSILYSRILKRFHEHILIPWIPFLDVLLVFYYLLFSPILLIGSKQRKWK from the coding sequence ATGATTATAGATAGCATTGCCTGCCTTTTTATCATTGCGACCATCATCCAATTGGGGTACTGGATAGGCATCTTCTCCCGCCTTGCTTTTTACCCTAAGGAAGATGAAACCCCTGTAAATCAAGGAGAAGCGCAACCCGTCTCTATTATTATATGTGCGAGGAATGAAGCAGAAAATTTAAAAAAAAATTTGCCCCACATCATAAATCAAAACTACCGTTCCTTTGAAATAATCGTCGTAAATGATGACTCTTCTGATGAAACTGAAAAAATAATTTTGGATTTTCAAAATAATTGTAAGATATTAGCGCTTGTAAACGTGGGAAAAAAAATGCACGCTGGTAAAAAAGCTGCATTACAATTGGGCATAGAAGCTGCTCAGTTTGACATATTACTCTTGACCGATGCTGATTGTCGACCCGCTAGCACCAACTGGCTAAATCGAATGCAATCCGTTTTCCTACCAAGAAAAGACATTGTATTAGGCTATGGTCCATATGTCAAAGAAAAAAGCTTACTAAATACAATCATTCGCTTTGAGACTCTAAACACCGCTATCCACTACCTTTCCTTTTCATTCGTGGGATTACCTTACATGGGCGTAGGCCGTAATTTAGCTTACCGTAAATCGTTGTTTCAACGTATCGGAGGTTTTGATCGGCATGCTCACGTTGCTTCTGGCGATGACGATTTGTTCATCAACGAGGCAGCCGACGGTGACAATACTACCGTCTCTTTACATCCAGACGCTTGGGTTTATTCAACGCCTAAGCGCAGCTGGCGAGGCTACTATAACCAAAAATCGAGACACTTAACAACGGGTGGCCAATACAAGCCCCTACATGTGCTGCTACTAGCCGGGATACCTGCTAGTCTGATCACGCACTACGTATGTGGACTGTTGCTATTAGCTACACCTGAGTGGTGCTCATTCACAATTTTGACTTACTTGGTGAGAATAGTGGTAGTCTCCATCTTGTATTCGCGCATCCTGAAGCGGTTCCATGAACATATCCTAATCCCTTGGATTCCCTTCCTTGATGTTTTACTCGTGTTTTACTACCTGCTGTTTTCGCCGATATTATTAATCGGTAGTAAACAAAGGAAATGGAAGTAG
- a CDS encoding bile acid:sodium symporter produces the protein MNVVDILIGGILAFIMLSVGMSLRWKDFVYTFSRPKAFLGGICLQLLVLPSLAFAIASLAALPLPYKLGIVVLSTCPGGTTSNFITYLLNANAALSICLTVTNSFIALFSIPLIVNLGLQHFYGTSTDMSLPFLETIQQIVTIIILPVFIGVGIRKYYTVLADQIKMPLKWITLILLAILFLVKFLATEEAGGTGITMDEIRQILPYSILGNFLNLFAGFSVAYFVLKLKKEDQITLGVEVGIQNTSLAFLIGGTLLANEEILKPALVYAMFTFFTAILYGLLIKPEEGKKIITQLKKNKQ, from the coding sequence ATGAATGTTGTTGATATACTGATTGGAGGCATTTTGGCCTTTATAATGCTTAGCGTGGGGATGTCTCTAAGATGGAAGGACTTCGTATATACCTTTTCGAGGCCCAAGGCTTTCCTTGGCGGTATATGTTTACAGCTTTTGGTATTGCCTAGTTTGGCCTTTGCGATAGCTAGTTTGGCCGCCTTACCATTGCCCTATAAATTAGGCATTGTTGTATTGTCTACGTGTCCGGGAGGGACTACCTCTAATTTTATCACCTATTTATTAAATGCGAATGCTGCTTTGTCTATTTGCTTAACGGTTACCAACAGTTTTATCGCATTATTTTCTATTCCGCTTATTGTCAATTTGGGTTTACAACATTTTTATGGTACTTCAACGGATATGTCCCTTCCATTCTTGGAGACGATACAGCAAATTGTAACCATTATTATTTTGCCCGTATTCATTGGGGTGGGTATTAGAAAATACTACACTGTTTTGGCAGATCAGATAAAGATGCCACTCAAATGGATTACCCTTATTTTATTGGCTATCCTTTTTCTGGTAAAATTCCTGGCAACAGAAGAGGCTGGCGGGACGGGGATTACCATGGATGAAATACGGCAAATACTTCCTTATTCTATATTAGGGAATTTTTTGAATTTATTCGCGGGGTTTAGTGTCGCTTATTTCGTGCTGAAGTTGAAAAAGGAGGATCAAATTACCCTGGGTGTTGAAGTAGGCATTCAAAATACCTCACTGGCCTTTCTGATCGGTGGAACCTTGTTGGCCAACGAAGAAATACTAAAGCCTGCGCTGGTATATGCGATGTTCACTTTTTTTACAGCTATATTATATGGCTTGCTTATAAAACCAGAAGAAGGCAAAAAAATAATAACTCAGCTAAAAAAAAATAAGCAATGA
- a CDS encoding Hsp20/alpha crystallin family protein gives MNLVKFKPAATWSTFDQLFDGLLKDVTTTLGTDGFVGSRPAVNISENKESFLLELAAPGLNKEDFKVSVEKNMLTVAANKETKSEEGNQYRRREFNYLSFKRSFHLPSSIDANAINATYENGVLYLTLSKKEEAKEKPARLIEIV, from the coding sequence ATGAACTTAGTAAAATTCAAACCAGCAGCAACTTGGTCTACATTTGACCAGCTTTTTGATGGCCTACTAAAGGATGTCACCACTACATTGGGTACCGATGGTTTCGTAGGGTCTCGACCAGCAGTAAACATTAGTGAAAACAAAGAAAGTTTTCTTCTTGAATTGGCCGCACCGGGCCTCAACAAAGAAGACTTCAAAGTAAGTGTAGAAAAAAACATGCTTACTGTCGCGGCCAATAAAGAAACAAAATCTGAAGAAGGAAACCAATACCGAAGGAGAGAGTTCAACTATTTATCTTTCAAAAGGTCTTTCCACCTGCCTTCGAGTATTGATGCGAATGCCATTAATGCTACCTATGAAAATGGGGTACTTTACCTAACGCTTTCAAAAAAAGAAGAAGCGAAGGAAAAACCTGCAAGATTAATCGAAATTGTCTAA
- a CDS encoding DUF3109 family protein: MLVISDILVSNDIVEEQFVCNLNACKGACCWEGDWGAPLEAAELLLLGEIYDQIEPYLNPEGKAVLQEEGLFTYYEEAKEYGTPLLKNGACAYLVYDELGIAKCGIEQAYLDGATDFKKPISCHLYPIRVDENKETGFEALNYDKWDICSAACQLGKKEQVPVYKFVKEALIRKYGEDFYRELDAAAAYLRK, translated from the coding sequence ATGTTAGTTATTAGTGATATTCTTGTAAGCAATGATATTGTAGAGGAGCAATTTGTTTGTAATCTGAATGCCTGCAAAGGTGCATGTTGTTGGGAAGGAGACTGGGGAGCACCCTTGGAGGCTGCTGAACTGCTGTTACTTGGTGAGATTTATGACCAGATTGAACCCTACCTGAACCCTGAAGGGAAGGCGGTTTTGCAAGAGGAAGGCTTATTTACCTATTATGAAGAAGCTAAAGAATATGGAACGCCCCTTTTAAAAAATGGAGCCTGCGCTTATCTCGTATATGATGAATTGGGGATAGCCAAATGTGGAATTGAGCAAGCCTATCTTGATGGCGCAACAGATTTTAAGAAGCCCATCTCTTGCCACCTTTATCCGATAAGAGTTGATGAGAATAAAGAAACAGGGTTTGAAGCCCTCAATTATGATAAATGGGATATCTGCTCGGCGGCCTGCCAGTTGGGTAAAAAAGAACAGGTGCCTGTTTACAAATTTGTAAAAGAGGCACTAATCCGAAAATATGGAGAAGATTTTTACAGAGAACTCGATGCCGCTGCAGCCTATCTTCGCAAGTGA